The region CTGCAGATCTACGGTCGTGACGATCTCGTTTCCATCTTTCCATCGAATTAACATTGAGTCGTCGTCAATTGAAATGACCTCGTAAATGCCTTTCATATTTTCATACATGAGTCCGACTTCGAATTTTAATAGATTCGCCATGTTTCCTCCTAATATTCCTTGTCGATGTTTACCATTACCATGGGCTTGGAAGAAAAAGTAACGGTGGACAGGGCAAGGCTTTGTAAGTGTACGCGTAATATTGCCGTGATTGTCGGTTAACGACAAGCAGTTCGTCATCGTCAAAAAACAGCTTCGTCGAGCGATCTTCAGAAGAACGGTATGACGCCATCACCGGTTCAGCGATTTTGGTGGCATGCAGTTCGGTGGGAAACAGGTCGGCGGAGCGAAGTTGCGACCGGAAGCAAAATTAGAGGAAGCCTGAATGTGTTTTGCCGGCGGCGCTTTCCGCCGCGTCTATCGCCATCACCTCCCTAATGTCCACTTCACCGCTTGTCAGTGTGGGGGCGAGCCTCACTGAAACGATTATTCCAGCCCTGATCCGGATTTCCGAAGGTACCGCTGTTATATCCTGCGTCTCTCTTTTCTGAAACTAGTTTGAGGGTGATTTGTTGGAAATTCACACCCGGATCTCGTCTATCCATCGCACATGTGCCAGCATGAGTGCAATTGTACTATCTTTATTTAAAATAAGCACGAAATATTTAAAAATCATGAATTCCGTGCAGATTTCAAACGGAATAGCAAATATGTGAATGAATCTGTATCGTTCGGGGGAGGCTCGAGATTCTGATTTCGAAGCCGAGTAACCGTCACACAAGATCAACTTGAGCCAAGAGAAGATTTGCTCCGTTGGCTCAGCCTCGACCAGCCGTCATTCCGCTGTATCCGGGAAATAGTTCGGAGACCGTGGAGTCGGTGTGCAATTCAGTCGTTACACTCGTTGCAACAGCTGCTGCTGATGGGAAACCTCCGAGGTGGAATAGTTCAAACCAGACATCCCGTGGCGCTCAAAGCGATCCAAATTGTCCCTGTCCGTTCTAAGCAGAACAAACCCAGTTTTTCATAAGGATGATTCAAATCCACAAGGCGCCTCTCTTGCGATTTGTTCGGGTGGATTGCCGGACGGCGGCGACAATCCCGGACTGATCTCCGTGGTGCGTTACATCCATTTAGGTGACCGAACTGAATCAAAGTCAAGCCGTTCCTGATCCGATGAGCTCGTGCTTGCCCAGGCTAGGGTAACAGCCGCCCCAAATAGGGTGTTCACCGCATGGTCAAGGAGGGGAAACAAGGGTTATGCTCAAGAGAAGGCGATGGCCAAGTAATGGAGCCGTCCCGCCGGCTCCGGAAGTCAGAAACCCGCAAAAGGGGGTACGGAATGAAGGAAAGAGTAATGGGAAGGAACCAGGTTCGTGTGGGGATGCTGTTTGTGATTTGCTCTATTGGAGTCGTTTTTGCCTTATCCGGTCAAGCCGTTGGTGGAAGACACGGCGGTGGGGGTGGAGGAGGAGGGGGAGGCATGATGAGTACGACCCTGAGCACCTTCCAGACCGCGGATTTTGTCGGTTCCGGCGTGTGTGCTTTGTGCCACAGCGGACTCACGGATAGTGCCGGACAAAACGTATCCATCGACGCCCACTGGAGATCCACCATGATGGGCAACTCATCCAAAGATCCCCTGTGGCAGGCGAAGATCAGCTCGGAAATCAGTCGCAACCCGGCTCTCAAAGCGGTAATTGAAGAAAAATGCTCCCGCTGCCATATGGGTATGGCGCGCTATCAGGCGATGACGGACGGGACGGAAGTGAGCGTGCTCTCCCCCGGATTCCTGAACGCGAATCACCCCCTCCATACGGCCGCCATGGACGGCGTGTCCTGCACCCTCTGTCATCAAGTGCAGGAGGAAAATCTCGGTACGATTGACAGTTTCACCGGTCTTTATATCATCGATACGCTCAGCTCGCCTCCATATCGCCTTGCTTTCGGTCCCTATAACAATCCTTTCAAGAACCCTATGGAGATGCACTCCGGGTTTTCGCCTACGGCCGGGACCCAGGCGATCGATTCGGCCCTTTGCGGCAGTTGTCACACCCTCTTTACACCGTCGGTGGACGCCGGTGGGAACGTCCTCGGCGAGTTCCCGGAGCAGACCACGTTTCTCGAATGGGAGCATGCAGTCCAGGGCGCCGGAGGCCTGACCGTCAAGACCTGTCAGGACTGCCATATGCCTGACGCCAACGGATCCGTGGTCATCAGCAATCGGCCGAGACGGCTTTCCCCGCGCAGTCCCTTCGGGCAGCATCATTTTGTCGGCGGGAACGCTTTCATGGTGAATCTCCTCAAGGCGAACAGCGCTGCACTGGGTGTGACGGCAGACGCTTCGCACCTGGACGCGACCATAGCCAGGACCGATGCGCAATTGCAGGGGAAGACCGCCACGGTTGTCATCGATTCGGCGTCCGTTGAGCAAGGCCTCCTGACGTTGAACCTAACCGTTGAAAACCGATCGGGCCATAAGTTTCCCAGCGGAATTCCGGCCAGGCGTTCTTGGCTGCACGTCACGGTGAAGGACGGGGCGGGCCGGGTCCTCTTCGAGTCGGGCGCTCCCCAAACGAATGGGAGTATCGCCGGAAACGACGCCGATGCGGACCCTGATGCGTACGAACCTCATTACGACCTCATCACCTCAGTGGACGAGGTCCAGATCTACGAGCCCATTATGCTCGACAGCTCCGGCCGCGTCACTTATACGCTGCTTAGAGCCTATTCCTATGCGAAGGACAACCGGTTGTTGCCCGTAGGGTTTGACAAGTTGTCCGCTCCAGTGGACGTGGCCGCATGGGGCCAGGCCGCGGATGACGGGAATTTCACGGCCGGACAGGACCGGGTCACATATCAGGTGGATGTATCGGGAAGCGCCGGGCGGTTGACCGTTGTGGCCGAGCTCCTCTATCAGGCCGTGTCCTATCCGTTTGCAGAGAACTTGAGGCAGGATGGAACCGAACTGACCACCCGTTTCCTGGGACAGTATGATGTTGCCGGAAAGGCGCCCAGGCTGGTGGCCACGACCCAGGCCTTTGTTCAGTAGGTCGGGATTGGCTGATCCAGACAGTCAACCTGGGGTCGGAAGCCTTTGTTACCTGGGCGCAGGAGTACTAGGGGCCCTGACCCTCTCAGCGAGGTTGGGGACGTTACTGAAAAAAAACGGAGGTTAATCGGCGGATGAGTCCGGTTAACCTCTTCTTGTATCCATTCAGGGGGATGGGTCCGTGCTTCTTCTGTGCGCTCTTTGTGTCGGAGGACGGGCCCCTCTGAATAACGGACCATCCCTTCTCGTTACTTCCGGATGTAGCTGATCTCCATCATCTTCTCTTCCTTGCCGGTCTTGTCGATGCCGTACATTTGGAACTCGAAGGTATTGGCGTTCACGATCCGGGTCACGGAACGATACTTCATGGGACCCTTAACGGGATCGTCGTAATCACTTTCCTGGGTAATCGTCTTACCATCCGCGCCGGCCGTCCCTTCGAAGAAGAAGATGCCGGTACTCATGGAATCCATCCATGTGGACACATACTTCTTGGTGTGGTTGTCATACGCGGCGAAGCCGAGGCCGGTGAACGGACTTCCCATCATATCGCCGGTAAACTCCTGCTGCAGGTAACGTCCGCCCAGGATCATTTTCTGCTCGCTCGATCCGGTGGATTCCATGGGGGGCTTATCGGGATCCATGCACATTTTGCTTCGGGTGGTCCAACTTCCCGCCATGCTCGCCAAAAGCTTATGGGGAGCGCCCGGAGTTCCGAGCTTCATGTAGACCTCCATCATTGCCTGCATGTCCATTTTTTTTTCTTCTTTCGCTGCTTTGCTCATTACAATCTCCTCGTATAGGTTTTACCCGGTTCGGAATCGAACGATTCGTTCCACCCTTGTTCCATATCCCTGAGCATCTTTTCATCAATGGGCTCACTAGCCGAATGCCTCAACGTCATCTTCGTCTTGCCGCCCAAGAGGTTCCTTTTTTTCCATTCAATGAGGAATAGCGTGCTTGCGATCATGGCGCCTGACACGATAATGCCTATCCCGAGCATTTCGAATCCTGTGGAGATCCAATGAGTCGCTTCGTCAAACAGGTTCACCACTGCTCCCTTTTAATTAAACTGAACCTTGACGGATTCCGGGTAAAAATGAATTCCTAAGTCGTGATGCGGATGTTTTCACAGACTGCCGAGGCAGGCAATCGATCGGGTCGGTTGTTCCCGTGCAGAAAGCCCGGTAGGGGAATGCATGTCGTCCCGGGGCGCTCTGGGTTGCTTCCTCAAGTTTTCACCCGTGATTCGCCCCCGCTTTTCAGTGCTGCAACACGTTGAATATCCAAGTGCAAAGTCCTATCCTCAGAAAAAGGAGCAACGCGTTCTTTCCGGATTCCTTGGGAAGCGTCCGGGAAGAACGATTTCAAAAGATCTTGTACAGTGATTTAGAGCCGACGATTAGAAGACATTTTATGCCCCCTGAAACGGAATAAAATGGTGTTGAGAGTGTATTTCGAGGGTCGAAAAACTGTATGTCCACTCACGACTACGGGGAGCCGGTTTTGCTTTACTGGGCTCACGTTCCCGGCGAGGTGGACGCGGAGGTATTAAGGTTTTCGATCAAAGCGCCGATGGATCAGAAGAGGAGTCGAGGGCGGCATCTATAAAGGCGGAGCCGCCGTTGGCAACTATCCCATTTTTTTGGAATTATCGTTGACGTCATCAACCTTCATCGGACTTATCAATAATACGGCCCTACTTCTGGCCTTGGTGCTGTTCTACGATACCGTTCTCCTGAGGCGGTTGGGAAGGAATCCGGCAACGGATCAGATCCTTACCGGGATCGTACTGGGCGCCATCGGCATTGTGGTGATGCTGACCTCCTTGAAATTCACGCAGGGAATCGTGTTCGACACCCGATCGGTGTTGCTTTGCATATCCGGCCTGTTCTTTGGAACCGTTCCGACGCTGACGGCGATGCTTTTGACCGGCGCCTTCCGATGGCATCTCGGGGGAGCCGGCATGTGGATGGGTATTGCCGTTATATTCAGCTCAGGGGGCATCGGCCTGGCGTGGAGACACTTCAACAGGAAAAAGCCAAGCGATCTGTCTTTTGCCGAGTTGCTTCTCCTCGGTCTTGCAGTCCATGTCGTCATGCTTTTCTGGACCGTTGCGCTGCCAGAGTCCGCTGTACGGAGCGTGCTTTCTGATATCAGCCTGCCTGTATTAGTGATTTTTCCTCTTGCCACCGCTCTTTTCGGAAAACTGTTGGCCCGACAGGATGAACGAAAACAGATGGAAAACCGGTTGAAGGAGAGCGAAGCGAGATACCGTCGAATCGTTGAAACGGCCAATGTAGGCATTTGGACCTTTGACGCCCAATTCAGAGTGACGTACGTGAACCACATTTTGGAGGAGTTCTTCGGGTACGATGAGAGTGAAATCATCGGGAGGCCCGTGACGAATTTCTTATTTGAGGAAGATTTGGCGGATCATGCGACAAAGATGGCCGATCGTCGCAGCGGGAAATCGGATACCTACGAACGGAGATTTCGAAGAAAGGATGGGAGCACGCTTTGGTCAAATGTATCCGCCACGCCGATGTTTGACGAAAGCAACCGGTTCAACGGCGCTTTTGCCATGTTTACGGATATCACAGACCGAAAGAAAGCGGAACTTGAGCTTAAGGAAAGCGAGACCCGCTTCCGGACGGTGTTTGAGCAGGCCGCCGTGGGCGTTGCACAGATCGAGTCCAGAACGGGCCGATTCGTGCGAATCAATCGGCGCTATTGCGATATTCTTGGATACAGCCTGGAAGAAATGATGCAAAAAACGTTTCCGGAGATCACGCACCCGGACGATCTCGATGCGGACCTTGAAAACATCAGACTGCTGCTAAAGGGGGAGATCCGAGAATTCTCGAAGGAGAAGCGTTACTTCCGTAAAGACGGATCGGTTGTGTGGGTGAATCTGACGGTGTCGCCCATGTGGGCCCCGGGTCAGGAGCCGGATTATCACACTGCAATTGCCGAAGACATCACCCAGCGCAAAGAAGCGGAAGCCGCCCTTCGAGAGAGTGAAAAAATACTCAACGATACCGGACGGATGGCCAAAATCGGTGGATGGGTGAATGATCTGAAAACGGGCAAGGCCGTCTGGACTCAAGCCCTCTATGACATCATTGAGATTGAAGGAGATTCCCCGCCGAGCCCGAACAAACACCTGGACTACTATGCTCCTGAAGACCGGGGTATGGTCAAGGAGGCCTATCGGAAATGCGTGAGAGAAGGTGAACCCTTTGACCTCGAGTTGAGGGTAAACACGGCCAAAGGAAAGCGTCTATGGTGCCGGGCAACCGGGGAGCCCGTGTTTGATGACGGCGAATGCATCAAACTCCGGGGGACATTTCAGGACATCACCGAGCGCAAGGAGGCGGAGGAGGCGTTGAAGGACGAAGCCATGCGGCGGCGTGTTCTGTTCGAACAGTCCAGAGACGGGATCGTAGTCATCGATCAGAACGGCAAGGTATACGAGTCGAACCGCCAATATGCCGGCATGCTCGGCTACTCCATGGAGGAAATGCATCAGCTCCACGTTTGGGACTGGGACGTTCAATGGACGAGGGATCAATTGATGGAGATGGTTCGCGCGGTCGATGCCTCCGGCGATCACTTCGAGACACGTAACCGCCGCAAAGACGGCAGCCTTATCGACGTCGAGATCAGC is a window of Deltaproteobacteria bacterium DNA encoding:
- a CDS encoding DUF1579 domain-containing protein, producing MSKAAKEEKKMDMQAMMEVYMKLGTPGAPHKLLASMAGSWTTRSKMCMDPDKPPMESTGSSEQKMILGGRYLQQEFTGDMMGSPFTGLGFAAYDNHTKKYVSTWMDSMSTGIFFFEGTAGADGKTITQESDYDDPVKGPMKYRSVTRIVNANTFEFQMYGIDKTGKEEKMMEISYIRK
- a CDS encoding PAS domain S-box protein, whose protein sequence is MTSSTFIGLINNTALLLALVLFYDTVLLRRLGRNPATDQILTGIVLGAIGIVVMLTSLKFTQGIVFDTRSVLLCISGLFFGTVPTLTAMLLTGAFRWHLGGAGMWMGIAVIFSSGGIGLAWRHFNRKKPSDLSFAELLLLGLAVHVVMLFWTVALPESAVRSVLSDISLPVLVIFPLATALFGKLLARQDERKQMENRLKESEARYRRIVETANVGIWTFDAQFRVTYVNHILEEFFGYDESEIIGRPVTNFLFEEDLADHATKMADRRSGKSDTYERRFRRKDGSTLWSNVSATPMFDESNRFNGAFAMFTDITDRKKAELELKESETRFRTVFEQAAVGVAQIESRTGRFVRINRRYCDILGYSLEEMMQKTFPEITHPDDLDADLENIRLLLKGEIREFSKEKRYFRKDGSVVWVNLTVSPMWAPGQEPDYHTAIAEDITQRKEAEAALRESEKILNDTGRMAKIGGWVNDLKTGKAVWTQALYDIIEIEGDSPPSPNKHLDYYAPEDRGMVKEAYRKCVREGEPFDLELRVNTAKGKRLWCRATGEPVFDDGECIKLRGTFQDITERKEAEEALKDEAMRRRVLFEQSRDGIVVIDQNGKVYESNRQYAGMLGYSMEEMHQLHVWDWDVQWTRDQLMEMVRAVDASGDHFETRNRRKDGSLIDVEISTNAARFADGKLVFCVCRDITGRKKDEEERKKYESQLYLAQKHEAIGTLAGGIAHDFNNILSSIIGFTELSLDDVQEGTELYQNLSEVLVAALRARDLVKQILTFTRQSKDESKPINICSLVKEVMNMLRATIPTSIRIETNLSEKRLTVNGDPTQIHQVIINLATNASHAMAENGGVMGITVESIRFDGRIKHHYPELEPGSYVRLSVSDTGHGIRKEHINYIFDPYFSTKSTDQGSGLGLAVVRGIVKAHRGHITVYSEVGKGTTFNVYLPLESKLETESNVSLTEKMPIGTEHILFVDDESSIVRMQKQSLERMGYAVTATDSSVEALDVFRAASDDFDLVITDMTMPGMTGDRLARAVKAIRPEIPVILCTGFSEKLKGPGQADMKIDAVLIKPVDKSKLAKIIRELLDRARDAK